In Herpetosiphon gulosus, the following are encoded in one genomic region:
- a CDS encoding cellulose binding domain-containing protein, with protein MNYRWRICLLLIAILLSSLSYTNTNAQTGLSCQVNYTITNQWGSGFQADVVVRNTGTSVINGWTVAWSATSGQQIGQMWNATFSQSGSQVSAKNVDWNANIAAADSQSFGFTATTTGNLAAPSSFTVNGVVCGGSVSPTATTPAATRTPTSVPTATRIATSIPTVTNAATSVPTATRTPTSVPTATPSTTTGRQMEKLNRGIISVRQGSNNFVSWRMFGTDPSSIGFNLYRGTTKVNASPITNATSYLDSGAAANSVYTVRPVLDGVEQTASENSLNFANGYLDVALQIPAGGTTPDGVAYTYTANDASVGDLDGDGQYEIVLKWDPTNSKDNSQSGYTGNVYLDGYKLNGTRLWRIDLGRNIRAGAHYTQFMVYDLDGDGKAEVAAKTADGTRDNAGTVIGNASADYRNSSGYILSGPEYLTVFNGQTGVIRSTVNYDPARGTVSAWGDSYGNRVDRFLGGIAYLDGQRPSLIMSRGYYTRSVIAAWDFRNGSLTKRWTFDSNVSGSQYAGQGNHSLSIADVDQDGKDEVIFGAMTINDNGQPLWNTRNGHGDAMHVGDLDPSRAGLEVYKVSEDASKPSSWFADARTGQILWQTAAGGDNGRGVSGDIWAGSPGAESWSSMDSNLRSVSGATLGRKPSATNFLIWWDGDPVRELLDATRIDKYGTAGDTRLLTGSNVSSNNSTKSTPALSGDILGDWREEVIWRTSDNTALRIYSTSTSTNRRIFTLMHDAQYRVAIAWQNTAYNQPPHPSFFLGDGMSNPPQPSIYLR; from the coding sequence ATGAACTATCGCTGGCGAATTTGCCTGCTATTAATTGCAATCTTACTGAGTAGTTTGAGTTATACCAACACCAATGCCCAAACTGGCTTAAGTTGCCAAGTTAATTATACGATCACCAACCAATGGGGCAGTGGGTTTCAAGCCGATGTGGTGGTGCGCAACACTGGAACCAGCGTGATCAACGGCTGGACAGTTGCTTGGAGTGCTACCAGCGGCCAACAAATTGGCCAAATGTGGAATGCAACCTTTAGCCAAAGTGGCAGCCAAGTTAGTGCCAAAAACGTTGATTGGAATGCGAACATCGCCGCTGCTGACAGCCAAAGCTTTGGATTTACCGCCACCACGACTGGGAACTTGGCCGCACCTAGTAGTTTTACGGTCAATGGTGTTGTTTGTGGTGGCAGCGTCAGCCCAACGGCAACTACTCCAGCGGCAACGCGCACGCCAACCAGTGTTCCGACGGCCACTCGTATTGCCACCAGCATACCAACCGTAACCAATGCTGCAACCAGCGTGCCGACGGCAACCCGCACACCAACCAGCGTGCCGACAGCCACCCCAAGCACAACCACAGGCCGCCAAATGGAAAAACTCAATCGTGGGATTATCAGCGTGCGCCAAGGCAGCAATAATTTTGTGAGCTGGCGCATGTTTGGCACTGATCCTAGCTCGATTGGCTTTAACCTCTACCGTGGCACAACCAAAGTTAACGCTAGTCCAATTACCAATGCCACCAGCTATCTGGATAGCGGCGCGGCGGCCAATAGCGTTTATACGGTGCGACCTGTGCTTGATGGGGTTGAACAAACTGCCTCAGAAAATTCGCTTAATTTTGCCAATGGCTATCTCGATGTGGCGTTGCAAATTCCGGCTGGTGGCACAACTCCCGATGGCGTAGCCTACACCTACACCGCCAATGATGCCAGCGTCGGCGACCTCGATGGCGATGGTCAATACGAAATTGTCTTGAAATGGGACCCAACCAATTCCAAGGATAATTCGCAATCTGGCTATACTGGCAATGTCTATCTTGATGGCTATAAATTGAACGGAACCCGTTTATGGCGCATCGATTTAGGTCGTAATATTCGGGCTGGGGCGCATTACACCCAATTTATGGTCTACGATTTGGATGGTGATGGCAAGGCCGAAGTTGCCGCCAAAACTGCCGATGGCACGCGCGATAATGCAGGTACAGTGATTGGCAATGCCAGCGCTGATTATCGTAACTCCAGCGGCTATATTCTTTCTGGCCCTGAATATTTGACCGTGTTCAATGGCCAAACTGGCGTGATTCGCTCGACCGTCAATTATGATCCTGCGCGGGGCACGGTTTCGGCGTGGGGCGATAGCTATGGCAACCGCGTTGATCGCTTTTTGGGTGGAATTGCCTACCTCGATGGTCAACGCCCTAGTTTGATTATGAGCCGTGGCTACTACACTCGCAGCGTAATCGCTGCCTGGGATTTTCGCAATGGCAGCCTGACCAAGCGTTGGACTTTCGATAGCAATGTATCGGGCAGCCAATATGCTGGTCAAGGTAATCATAGCCTTTCGATTGCCGATGTCGATCAAGATGGTAAAGATGAGGTTATCTTCGGAGCCATGACGATTAATGATAATGGCCAGCCGCTGTGGAATACCCGCAACGGTCACGGCGATGCCATGCACGTCGGCGATCTCGATCCAAGTCGGGCTGGCTTAGAAGTATATAAAGTCAGCGAAGATGCATCCAAGCCTAGCTCGTGGTTTGCCGATGCCCGCACAGGCCAAATTTTGTGGCAAACAGCAGCAGGCGGCGACAACGGGCGCGGCGTTTCGGGCGATATTTGGGCGGGCAGCCCAGGCGCTGAATCGTGGTCATCGATGGATAGCAATTTGCGTAGCGTCAGCGGCGCAACCCTTGGCCGCAAGCCATCGGCCACCAACTTCTTGATTTGGTGGGATGGCGACCCAGTCCGTGAATTACTCGATGCCACCCGCATCGACAAATATGGCACAGCGGGCGATACGCGCTTGTTGACTGGCAGCAATGTTAGTTCCAACAACAGCACCAAATCCACTCCAGCGCTCAGCGGCGATATTTTGGGCGATTGGCGCGAAGAGGTGATTTGGCGGACCAGCGATAACACGGCACTACGAATTTATTCAACCAGCACCAGCACCAACCGCCGCATCTTCACCCTGATGCACGATGCCCAATATCGAGTGGCGATTGCTTGGCAAAACACCGCCTACAATCAGCCGCCGCATCCCAGCTTTTTCTTGGGCGACGGCATGAGCAACCCACCGCAACCGAGTATCTACTTGCGCTAA
- a CDS encoding cellulose binding domain-containing protein has protein sequence MKLSIARRWVIATGLATALIGAIQSPITNAQTSLSCQVNYVVTNQWGGGFQADVVVRNTGTSAINGWTVAWNAASGQQVGQMWNATFSQSGTQVSAKNVDWNASIAAGGSQSFGFTATTTGSLAVPSSFTVNGVVCGGSVSPTATRTPAATATRTPVATATRTPAATATRTPVATATRTPVATATVVPTNPPVSNGLIGWATVAGAGLSTTTGGAGGSTVTAVNFTELQNYAKSSSPMIIKFSGTMQGTLTVASNKTIIGSNGALIQGNVKISNSQNIILQNFAINGNSCSSYDNCRAGSDALGISNSHHIWVDHLTITNGQDGNFDINNGSDFITVSWSKFGYTTNKEHRFSNLIGSSDDAASTDSGKLNVTFHHNWWFGGAMQRMPRTRFGKIHVFNNLYTTTGNDYCVSSGYQSKVLLENNAFIGVNTPHRLHDGDLKAVGNLYQNTSGDQISTGVAFTPPYSYSADLASSLSSSVQAGAGAK, from the coding sequence ATGAAATTATCAATTGCCCGACGTTGGGTTATTGCCACCGGCTTAGCCACTGCCTTGATTGGCGCAATCCAAAGCCCAATCACCAATGCCCAAACTAGCCTCAGTTGCCAAGTTAATTATGTGGTTACCAACCAATGGGGCGGCGGGTTTCAAGCCGATGTGGTGGTGCGCAACACCGGAACCAGCGCGATCAACGGCTGGACGGTTGCTTGGAATGCTGCCAGTGGTCAGCAAGTTGGCCAAATGTGGAACGCCACCTTTAGCCAAAGTGGCACGCAGGTTAGTGCTAAAAATGTTGATTGGAACGCTAGCATTGCGGCTGGTGGGAGCCAAAGCTTTGGGTTTACTGCCACCACGACTGGGAGCTTGGCCGTGCCAAGCAGCTTTACAGTCAATGGCGTTGTTTGTGGCGGCAGCGTTAGCCCAACCGCAACCCGCACGCCAGCAGCGACCGCCACGCGGACTCCAGTTGCCACGGCAACCCGCACGCCAGCCGCGACCGCAACCCGCACACCTGTGGCAACAGCAACCCGTACTCCAGTTGCCACTGCTACCGTCGTTCCAACCAATCCACCTGTGAGCAATGGTTTGATTGGCTGGGCCACGGTTGCGGGCGCAGGTTTGAGCACAACCACTGGCGGTGCAGGTGGCAGCACGGTTACCGCAGTTAACTTTACTGAATTACAAAACTATGCCAAATCATCATCACCCATGATTATCAAGTTCTCAGGCACGATGCAAGGTACGCTGACCGTCGCCTCGAACAAAACGATCATCGGCAGCAATGGAGCCTTGATTCAAGGTAATGTCAAGATCTCAAACTCACAAAATATTATTCTGCAAAATTTTGCGATCAACGGCAATAGCTGCTCAAGCTACGATAACTGCCGTGCTGGCAGTGATGCCTTGGGGATTAGCAATTCGCACCACATTTGGGTTGATCATTTGACGATTACCAATGGACAAGATGGCAACTTCGATATCAATAATGGCTCCGATTTCATCACAGTTTCGTGGAGCAAATTCGGCTATACCACCAACAAAGAGCATCGTTTCTCGAATTTGATTGGTAGCTCGGATGATGCTGCCTCAACCGATAGCGGTAAATTAAACGTGACCTTCCATCATAACTGGTGGTTTGGTGGGGCAATGCAGCGCATGCCACGCACGCGCTTCGGCAAAATTCACGTATTCAATAATTTGTACACCACCACGGGCAACGATTATTGTGTTAGCTCAGGCTATCAGTCCAAAGTGTTGCTCGAAAATAATGCCTTTATCGGGGTCAATACACCGCACCGCTTGCACGATGGCGATCTCAAGGCCGTGGGCAACCTCTACCAAAATACCAGCGGCGACCAAATTAGCACTGGTGTTGCCTTCACGCCGCCCTACAGCTACAGCGCCGATTTGGCTAGCTCACTCAGCAGTTCAGTTCAGGCTGGTGCAGGGGCGAAGTAG
- the panC gene encoding pantoate--beta-alanine ligase gives MQVVTTIEAVRAARRQWAEVGFVPTMGFLHAGHLSLVQQAKAENGVAIASIFVNPTQFGPNEDFASYPRDTPRDLALLEAAGCDLVWMPSVEEIYPAGFSSYVEVEGVTEPLEGARRPGHFRGVATVVTKLFNVVQPTKAYFGQKDAQQTVVIRQFVRDLAIPVEVIIAPTIREADGLAMSSRNSYLNAEQRAAAPVLYRALLAAQTAYAAGQTDAEAIRQLMLATLAQEPLAQVDYVSIADPRSLQELATINQQGALVSLAVRIGKTRLIDNLVV, from the coding sequence ATGCAAGTTGTAACAACGATTGAAGCAGTTCGGGCGGCGCGTCGCCAGTGGGCTGAGGTTGGTTTTGTACCAACCATGGGCTTTTTGCATGCTGGGCATCTGAGCTTAGTTCAACAAGCCAAAGCCGAAAACGGAGTGGCGATCGCCTCGATTTTTGTCAATCCAACCCAGTTTGGCCCCAACGAAGACTTTGCGAGCTATCCGCGGGATACGCCACGCGACCTAGCGTTGTTAGAAGCGGCTGGTTGCGATTTGGTCTGGATGCCCAGCGTCGAAGAAATCTATCCAGCGGGATTTAGCAGTTATGTTGAAGTCGAAGGAGTGACCGAACCACTTGAGGGCGCTCGCCGCCCAGGCCATTTTCGCGGCGTAGCCACGGTTGTGACCAAACTATTTAATGTCGTTCAGCCAACCAAAGCCTATTTTGGTCAAAAAGATGCCCAGCAAACCGTCGTTATTCGCCAATTTGTGCGCGATCTGGCTATACCTGTAGAAGTGATAATCGCCCCGACGATTCGTGAGGCCGATGGTTTGGCGATGAGCAGCCGCAACAGTTACCTAAATGCTGAGCAACGCGCAGCAGCTCCGGTGCTTTATCGGGCATTGCTAGCCGCTCAAACCGCCTATGCTGCTGGCCAAACCGATGCTGAGGCTATTCGCCAATTGATGCTAGCAACGCTGGCTCAAGAGCCACTAGCCCAAGTCGATTATGTTAGCATCGCCGATCCGCGCAGCTTGCAAGAACTAGCCACGATCAATCAGCAAGGCGCGTTGGTATCACTGGCAGTGCGCATCGGCAAAACCCGTTTAATCGATAATCTGGTCGTCTAG